A section of the Saccharopolyspora gregorii genome encodes:
- a CDS encoding DoxX family protein yields MTTTSPATRTRPAAATAALWVLQVLLAVVFALIALPKMLGNPIAVDPFDLIGIGIPGMVVVGWLEFAGAIALLVPRLCGLASACQVPLMVGATVLTAVQDPELVTIPALTLVLVCVVAWFRRHDTAALVRMVRR; encoded by the coding sequence ATGACCACGACCTCGCCCGCCACCCGGACCCGGCCCGCCGCCGCCACCGCCGCCCTGTGGGTGCTGCAGGTGCTGCTAGCCGTCGTGTTCGCGCTGATCGCACTGCCGAAGATGCTGGGGAATCCGATCGCCGTCGACCCGTTCGACCTGATCGGGATCGGCATCCCGGGCATGGTCGTCGTCGGCTGGCTCGAATTCGCCGGGGCGATCGCGCTGCTCGTGCCGCGCCTGTGCGGGCTCGCCTCGGCCTGCCAGGTCCCGCTCATGGTCGGGGCGACGGTGCTGACCGCCGTCCAGGACCCGGAACTGGTCACCATCCCGGCGCTCACGCTCGTCCTGGTGTGCGTCGTCGCCTGGTTCCGCAGGCACGACACCGCGGCGCTGGTCCGGATGGTCCGCCGCTGA